Genomic DNA from Armatimonadota bacterium:
GTGGCTGGTCCTGCGGCGGGCGCCGCCGTCCGCCCGCACCGCGCTGGCCGCCGTCCTGGTGCCGCGCTTTTCCCGGGCGGCGGGAGTCAGCCTGCTCGTGCTGGCGGTCACGGGGATGTACGGCGCCCTGGTCCACGTGCCGTCGGTCCGCGCGTTGGCGGTCACGCCCTACGGAAGGTTGCTGTCGGTCAAGCTGGTCCTCGTGGCGGCGGCGGCCGGGCTGGGGGCGTACAACCGGTTCGTCCTGCGTCCCCGCCTGGCCGCGCGGAAGGAGGAGCGCGTCGTCGCCCGCTTCCTGCGCGCCCTCGCCGCCGAAGTCTCCGTGGGCGCGGCCGTCGTGCTGGTGGTCGCGGCCCTGACCATCACCCCGCCGGCGTCAGTGACCCTGCCGGCGGCCACGCCCCCCCAGCCGCCGCTGGTCCTGGCCGGGATGGCGGGTCCGTTCCGGGTGGAGCTCACCGTCACGCCCGCGCAGCCGGGCTGGAACCGACTGGAGGTCACAGTGCGTGGCCCCGCCGGGCCTCTGGATCCTGCGTCCTCCCGGGTTTTGCTGCGGGCGTTGAAGCTGGATGAGGACCTCAGTCCGGTCACCCTCACCCTGCAGCCGCGGGGAGACCGGTTCGCGGCCGAGGGAAGCGAGGTGGGTCTGGCGGGCCTGTGGGAGCTGCACGTGGTGGTCCGCCGCCGTGGAGCCCCCGACGAGACCGTGGTCTTTCCGCTGCTGCTGGGGTCGGTCACCCGGAAGTCCTCAGACCCGCAGGCGTTACGGCTGCTGGAGCGGGCGCGCCGGGCGGCCGTCCGGGTGCGCACCTGGCGGGAGCGGGAGCAGATTGCCGACGGGGCCGGGGGGGTGGCGGTCACGGACCTGGAACTGGTCCGACCCGACCGCCTGCGCTACAGGACCGCCGGCGGCAACGAAGCCGTCATCATCGGCTCGACCCGGTACTTCCGGACGGCCGGCGGCCCGTGGGAGAAAGACACCCTCCCCAACCCGCTCAGCCTGGAGGGGCCGTTTGCCGCCTACCTCCAGGAGCCCCAGGGGGCCGTCCTGGGGCGCCGGGGAACGTGCGCGGACGAGCCGTGCCAGGCAGTGGTCTGGAGGTCACCGGGCGGCACGGCCGTCTTCGGGGCGTGGGTGGGAGAGAGGACGGCGCGGGTCTACAGGCTGCTGATGCTGGCCCCGGCCCA
This window encodes:
- a CDS encoding copper resistance protein CopC, encoding MTRGRLPLAVTGAAAAVLLAAAGASAHAVLVRSAPPSGASLSAAPAAVVLEFSEPVAPGLSAATVTDGSGTVVSTVASLSADRRSLTVSLRPLGTGVYTVRWRVLSTADGHATTGFFLFAVGQPVGGQVRGTAAAAPPVSQVAVRWLNFAAALFLAGAAAFYAAVLRPSLASLDPASAALACDAVRPLRRAEAAAAGMLVVGVVGEFILQASALLDAPPAAAWRAGLLGAMLGGTKTGWSVLVRLAGAAVLLVPPTPSGRILRAVLLLWCAIVGAITALFGGPASLGGSPHLPLVILVAVVYGLLGATAAVVIPLVPGVRVPPLWPTSLLAAGTILAGVTVNSHAAALGLAASAVDWAHLAAAGVWVGGLPSLWLVLRRAPPSARTALAAVLVPRFSRAAGVSLLVLAVTGMYGALVHVPSVRALAVTPYGRLLSVKLVLVAAAAGLGAYNRFVLRPRLAARKEERVVARFLRALAAEVSVGAAVVLVVAALTITPPASVTLPAATPPQPPLVLAGMAGPFRVELTVTPAQPGWNRLEVTVRGPAGPLDPASSRVLLRALKLDEDLSPVTLTLQPRGDRFAAEGSEVGLAGLWELHVVVRRRGAPDETVVFPLLLGSVTRKSSDPQALRLLERARRAAVRVRTWREREQIADGAGGVAVTDLELVRPDRLRYRTAGGNEAVIIGSTRYFRTAGGPWEKDTLPNPLSLEGPFAAYLQEPQGAVLGRRGTCADEPCQAVVWRSPGGTAVFGAWVGERTARVYRLLMLAPAHHMTAEASDHDLPLRIAPP